A portion of the Pseudopipra pipra isolate bDixPip1 chromosome 1, bDixPip1.hap1, whole genome shotgun sequence genome contains these proteins:
- the PAG1 gene encoding phosphoprotein associated with glycosphingolipid-enriched microdomains 1 yields MGPEGGFLGSGQIHIILWGSLAAMTTLLFLTFLIFLCSSCNREKKARHQNGDHENLMNVPSDKEVFSHSITSSATEPPPNSEQNGALSNGEVLSEDSTTACIQPYEEVQTSDLPDQQDSLGKSIKCHQSRELPSIPPNTTMETIISARNAENDQGLGMEGPYEVLKDSSSQENIVEDCLYETVKEIKDVGAVVSMEGNCNSKSKTSLTVSEGQNQIPECRIESAEYASVDRNKKSRQSANSESPLDNIPDVEDELPPPVPMKLLDENENVQEKQVEEEVTEGASKPEKRLSSVSYKSREEDPSLTEDEISAMYSSVSKPGQAIKALDSPYTCIQEIASQRSPSICSGLYASVKDFENTLNSTTVPQSADRPNGELEPDYEAIQSVSQEEDRTVSVPNTNHTALSGENDYESIGDLQHHREFTRL; encoded by the exons ATGGGGCCAGAGGGTGGTTTCTTAGGCAGTGGACAGATCCACATCATCCTGTGGGGGAGTTTGGCAGCCATGACAACACTTTTGTTCCTCaccttcctcatcttcctttGCTCCAGCTGCAACAG GGAAAAGAAGGCCAGACATCAGAATGGAGATCATGAAAATCTGATGAATGTG CCTTCCGACAAGGAGGTTTTCAGCCATTCCATCACAAGTTCGGCTACAGAGCCCCCCCCAAACAGCGAACAGAACGGGGCACTCAGCAACGGTGAGG TTCTTTCCGAAGACAGTACAACTGCCTGTATCCAGCCTTATGAAGAAGTACAGACATCTGATCTACCAGATCAACAGGATAGTCTTGGAAAGTCTATAAAATGTCACCAGAGCCGGGAACTACCCAGTATTCCCCCTAACAcaaccatggaaaccatcatcTCAGCtagaaatgcagaaaatgaCCAAGGTCTCGGAATGGAAGGGCCTTATGAAGTCTTGAAAGACAGCTCCTCTCAGGAGAACATAGTTGAAGACTGCTTGTATGAAACTGTGAAGGAAATTAAAGATGTTGGAGCAGTAGTCAGCATGGAAGGGAACTGTAACAGCAAATCAAAGACTTCACTGACAGTTTCTGAAGGTCAGAATCAGATTCCTGAGTGCAGAATTGAATCAGCAGAATATGCATCTGTTGACCGAAATAAGAAGAGTCGCCAAAGTGCTAATTCAGAAAGTCCTCTTGACAACATACCAGATGTAGAGGATGAGCTTCCCCCTCCGGTACCCATGAAACTTCTTGATGAAAATGAGAATgtgcaagaaaaacaagtggAAGAAGAAGTGACAGAAGGGGCAAGTAAACCAGAGAAG AGGCTTAGTTCAGTGTCTTACAAGTCTCGAGAGGAAGATCCATCTCTTACAGAAGATGAG ATCTCCGCCATGTACTCGTCAGTGAGTAAGCCGGGACAGGCCATCAAGGCACTGGATTCTCCTTACACCTGTATTCAAGAAATTGCATCTCAGAGGTCCCCGTCTATTTGCAGTGGCCTCTATGCAAGTGTCAAAGACTTTGAAAACACCCTAAATTCTACCACTGTGCCTCAGTCAGCGGACAGACCAAACGGGGAGCTGGAGCCGGACTATGAAGCTATCCAGTCAGTGAGCCAAGAAGAAGACAGGACCGTGTCTGTGCCTAACACAAACCACACTGCTCTTTCAGGAGAGAATGACTATGAGAGCATAGGGGACTTGCAGCACCACAGGGAATTCACCAGACTTTAA